A portion of the Bulleidia sp. zg-1006 genome contains these proteins:
- a CDS encoding mannitol dehydrogenase family protein produces MELNRQSLKEKSFWLDRGYELPQFNLEEVISETKENPEWIHFGAGNIFRAFQANLMQKLLNKGLVKTGLVAVDGFDYEIISKQYHPHDNLSVLVTLKADGKVEKTVIASIANTAILDFSNKVEIENLKRMFSKDSLKMASFTITEKGYSLVNGDGHYIPNVLADFKQHPFQARSYIGKVTALLFTRYQANQKPIAMVSMDNCAHNGDKLYKTVHTFAKEWVSNHIVEEGFLAYIEDNSKVSFPWTMIDKITPRPDASVEKILKEDGLNLAPVITSKGSYVAPFVNAEETEYLVIEDRFPNGKLPLEQVGVVYTNRETVEKVEQMKVCTCLNPLHTALAVYGCLLGFHKISDEVKDGDLLELIKRIGYVEGLPVVVHPGVLDPKEFIDTVIDIRLPNVFMPDTPQRIATDTSQKLAIRFGQTIKTYLSQGKDTSLLFGISLVIAGWLRYLLARDDEGNPMELSDDPLLKIMQEKLSVLNKDNVSSVLEPILKDQSLFGVDLVKAGLSNRIISYFIDMQEKGHVRSVLHKTMEELRNEINC; encoded by the coding sequence ATGGAATTAAATCGTCAATCTTTAAAAGAGAAATCTTTTTGGCTAGATAGAGGCTATGAGCTTCCTCAATTTAATTTAGAAGAAGTCATATCCGAAACAAAAGAAAATCCGGAATGGATTCATTTTGGTGCAGGAAATATTTTTCGTGCTTTTCAAGCCAATTTAATGCAAAAATTATTGAACAAAGGTCTTGTAAAAACAGGCTTAGTGGCAGTCGATGGTTTTGATTATGAAATCATTTCAAAACAATATCATCCCCATGATAATTTATCGGTTTTAGTTACTTTAAAAGCAGATGGAAAAGTAGAAAAAACAGTGATTGCCTCGATTGCTAATACAGCTATCTTGGATTTTTCAAATAAAGTAGAAATTGAAAATTTAAAGAGAATGTTTTCTAAGGATAGCTTAAAGATGGCTTCTTTTACCATTACAGAAAAGGGGTATAGCTTAGTTAATGGTGATGGTCACTATATTCCAAATGTCTTAGCGGATTTTAAACAACATCCATTTCAAGCAAGAAGCTATATTGGAAAAGTAACGGCTTTATTATTTACTAGATATCAAGCTAATCAAAAGCCTATTGCAATGGTATCGATGGATAATTGTGCACATAATGGCGATAAATTATATAAGACTGTCCATACATTCGCAAAAGAGTGGGTTTCTAATCACATTGTGGAAGAGGGATTTTTGGCTTATATTGAAGATAACTCCAAAGTTAGCTTCCCTTGGACAATGATTGATAAGATTACTCCAAGACCTGATGCAAGTGTGGAAAAGATATTGAAAGAAGATGGTTTGAATTTAGCCCCAGTCATCACATCAAAGGGCTCCTATGTGGCACCATTTGTGAATGCAGAAGAGACAGAGTATTTGGTGATTGAAGATCGTTTCCCAAATGGTAAATTACCTTTAGAACAAGTTGGTGTGGTGTATACCAATCGCGAAACAGTGGAAAAGGTTGAACAAATGAAGGTTTGTACTTGTTTAAATCCTTTACATACTGCTTTAGCCGTTTATGGATGCCTGCTTGGTTTCCATAAAATTAGCGATGAAGTGAAAGATGGAGATTTGTTAGAATTGATTAAGAGAATCGGCTATGTAGAGGGCTTACCGGTAGTTGTTCATCCCGGTGTTTTAGATCCAAAAGAGTTTATTGACACGGTTATTGATATTCGCCTTCCCAATGTATTTATGCCTGATACCCCACAACGCATTGCAACAGATACTTCACAAAAATTAGCGATTCGCTTTGGTCAGACTATTAAAACGTATCTATCCCAAGGTAAAGATACTTCTTTATTATTTGGTATTTCTTTAGTGATTGCCGGTTGGTTACGCTATCTACTAGCGAGAGATGATGAAGGTAATCCAATGGAATTAAGCGATGATCCTTTACTAAAGATAATGCAAGAGAAGCTAAGTGTATTAAATAAAGATAATGTATCTTCCGTTTTAGAACCGATTTTAAAAGATCAATCTTTATTTGGAGTGGATTTAGTGAAAGCCGGCTTATCAAATCGTATTATTTCTTATTTTATCGATATGCAAGAAAAAGGTCATGTTCGTTCTGTATTACATAAAACAATGGAGGAATTAAGAAATGAAATCAATTGTTGA
- a CDS encoding NERD domain-containing protein yields MALLDNIVRSITNTFRFKETIFCKENSDLQDRYDALQKLNNEYPNNEDLLSELFTIKQGLNGENEVAYQLKRANIGMYVLRDIKVQHEDLSAQIDYVIITPIFTYYVECKNLVGNITVNDKGDFIRELNIKGKRIKKGMYSPLRQVEAQRAVLRKIWEKNASSLEKILTSQCFEYYRRVLVVATNQETILNTSKAPKEMKYKILRADALVRQLEYDLRHKKSDDLFNTQKSMEQRAQAYLRFTSSETVDYYKFYQDKYDLCHTLSTEEFKNILLEFRKKRSNDLRVPAYYIFTNDELDRILEVKPTTMKELQQAHILSPIRVKRHGEIIIQCLNNATKSYHEK; encoded by the coding sequence ATGGCACTTCTTGATAATATTGTTCGTTCAATAACGAACACTTTTCGATTTAAAGAGACAATTTTTTGTAAAGAAAATAGTGATTTGCAAGATCGATACGATGCTTTGCAAAAATTAAATAATGAATATCCAAACAATGAAGATTTATTAAGTGAATTATTTACTATTAAGCAAGGTTTGAATGGTGAAAATGAAGTGGCTTATCAATTAAAAAGAGCCAACATTGGGATGTATGTTCTACGGGATATCAAAGTTCAACACGAAGATTTAAGCGCTCAAATTGATTATGTCATTATCACTCCTATATTCACCTATTATGTCGAATGCAAAAATTTAGTAGGCAATATCACTGTCAATGATAAGGGCGATTTTATTCGTGAGTTAAATATCAAAGGTAAAAGAATCAAAAAAGGTATGTATTCTCCTTTAAGACAAGTTGAAGCTCAAAGAGCAGTGCTTCGGAAAATCTGGGAAAAGAACGCATCTTCTCTCGAAAAAATATTAACCTCCCAATGTTTTGAATACTATCGTCGGGTATTGGTGGTCGCAACAAATCAAGAAACCATCTTAAACACTTCTAAAGCCCCAAAAGAAATGAAATATAAAATTTTAAGAGCTGATGCTCTCGTTCGACAACTAGAGTATGATCTCCGGCATAAGAAAAGTGATGATTTATTTAATACTCAAAAGTCTATGGAACAAAGAGCCCAAGCTTATCTTCGATTTACCAGCTCTGAAACAGTGGATTATTATAAATTTTATCAAGATAAGTATGACCTATGCCATACACTAAGTACAGAAGAATTTAAAAACATCTTGTTGGAATTTAGAAAAAAACGTTCCAATGATCTCCGTGTGCCTGCTTATTACATTTTCACCAATGATGAATTGGATAGGATACTAGAGGTTAAACCTACGACAATGAAAGAACTTCAACAAGCCCATATTTTAAGTCCCATCCGAGTGAAAAGGCATGGTGAAATCATTATTCAATGTTTGAATAATGCAACAAAGTCTTATCATGAGAAGTAA
- the uxaC gene encoding glucuronate isomerase → MNCFLGKNFLLTTETARRLFHEVAKQEPIIDYHCHLSSQEIYEDKKFENISEVWLGSDHYKWRLMRANGVPEQFVSGNGDAHQKFLYWASTLEKAIGNPLYSWSHLELKRYFGYEGILNAKTAEEVWQLCNEKIKCMSARRLILDSKVEVLCTTDDPVDSLEWHEKLKADTSFQTRVLPAWRPDRAMAIEKSDYLDYMSQLSEASGMSIDTFEDLKKALSLRLDYFEAHGCRVSDHGLDYVPYVENADDKAYSIFFKKKFNEVLDSQEVHTFYVALLKFLSKEYKRRNWVMQLHFGVSRNNNHRLFERAGADVGGDHIGAKVPLDQLSKFINSLVEEDCLPRLIVYSLNPNDNTIIDTILASFQQEGVASYLQHGAAWWFNDSLNGMTKQMKELAANGLLGNFVGMLTDSRSFLSYARHEYFRRVLCKYIGEVVELGEFPNDEEALSQLIKDISYNNVKRYFGF, encoded by the coding sequence ATGAATTGTTTTTTAGGTAAAAATTTTTTATTAACAACTGAAACAGCAAGACGTCTATTTCATGAAGTAGCCAAACAAGAACCGATTATTGATTATCATTGTCATTTAAGCTCCCAAGAAATTTATGAAGATAAAAAGTTTGAAAATATTAGTGAAGTATGGCTTGGCAGTGACCATTATAAATGGCGTTTAATGAGAGCGAATGGTGTTCCTGAGCAGTTTGTATCAGGAAATGGTGATGCGCACCAGAAGTTTCTTTATTGGGCTTCTACTTTGGAAAAAGCGATCGGTAATCCATTGTATTCGTGGTCACATTTGGAATTGAAACGATACTTTGGTTATGAGGGTATATTGAATGCAAAGACAGCCGAGGAAGTTTGGCAATTATGTAATGAAAAAATTAAGTGTATGTCAGCTCGCCGATTGATTTTGGATTCTAAAGTGGAGGTTTTGTGTACGACGGATGATCCGGTGGATTCCCTAGAGTGGCATGAAAAATTGAAAGCAGACACTTCCTTTCAGACACGAGTTTTACCTGCTTGGCGTCCTGATCGAGCAATGGCTATTGAAAAATCGGATTACTTGGATTATATGAGTCAATTAAGTGAAGCTTCTGGAATGTCAATTGATACGTTTGAGGACTTAAAGAAAGCCCTATCTTTGCGTTTGGATTATTTTGAAGCACATGGTTGTCGTGTATCAGATCATGGCTTGGATTACGTTCCTTATGTGGAAAATGCAGATGATAAAGCTTATTCCATATTCTTTAAGAAGAAATTCAATGAAGTTTTGGATAGTCAAGAGGTACACACTTTCTATGTTGCTTTATTGAAATTCTTATCAAAGGAATATAAACGAAGAAACTGGGTGATGCAACTACACTTCGGCGTAAGTCGTAATAATAATCACCGTTTATTTGAAAGGGCCGGTGCTGATGTTGGAGGTGATCACATTGGTGCTAAGGTGCCTTTGGATCAGTTATCTAAGTTCATCAATTCTTTGGTGGAAGAAGATTGTCTTCCTAGGCTAATCGTCTATTCTTTAAATCCAAATGATAATACCATCATTGATACAATATTAGCTTCTTTCCAACAAGAAGGAGTGGCCAGTTATCTGCAACATGGTGCCGCTTGGTGGTTTAATGATTCTTTGAATGGAATGACCAAGCAAATGAAAGAGTTGGCAGCGAATGGATTGCTGGGAAATTTTGTGGGAATGTTGACGGATTCGAGGAGTTTCTTATCCTATGCACGCCATGAATATTTTCGAAGAGTTTTATGTAAGTACATTGGTGAAGTTGTGGAATTGGGTGAGTTTCCAAATGATGAGGAAGCTTTAAGTCAATTGATTAAAGATATTTCTTACAATAATGTAAAACGATATTTCGGATTTTAA
- the parE gene encoding DNA topoisomerase IV subunit B, producing MANKYTDDSIQVLEGLEAVRKRPGMYSGSTDSRGLHHLIWEIVDNAIDEALNGFGKEIQITLEKDGSVSVEDHGRGMPTGMHVSGIPTIQVIFTILHAGGKFTSQGGYKTAGGLHGVGASVVNALSEWLTVDSFHDGEHVRMTFNRGKVASELEKIGKTNKTGTIVRFKPDPTIFHVINFHFEQVAERAREEAFLLSGISMVVEDKREGKEAREVFSYEDGLVAFLEYLHEDRRVMMEPVKFEGKYQGIDVSCIFQYTDDYQENTYSYANLVHTRDGGSHEIGFKGAFTKAMNEYARKYGLLKTKDKNLDGLDVREGLTTVISVRVPEDYLEFQDQVKSKLTTPLVKTAVESVVSEKLSFWLEEHRSAADDLVKKIIRAQQAREAARKAKENVRKGKSLGKGEKVLSGKLAPAQTKDSKIKELFLVEGDSAGGSAKQGRDSHYQAILPLRGKVLNTEHVSLAEIEKNEELNTLIYTLGAGVGKEFTVEDANYGKVIIMTDADDDGSHIQILLLTFFFRYMRPLVEKGMVYIALPPLYKVSKGKEIQYCYSDEELEELKSKLGKVEIQRYKGLGEMNATQLWDTTMDPAHRTLIQVNIDDLLMAEKRVSMLMGNKPESRRHWIEENIQFTLEDNFKGEM from the coding sequence ATGGCGAATAAATACACTGATGATAGTATACAAGTTTTAGAAGGTTTAGAGGCAGTTCGTAAAAGACCGGGTATGTACAGTGGTTCTACCGATTCTCGTGGTTTGCACCATTTGATTTGGGAAATTGTCGATAATGCGATTGATGAAGCACTCAATGGTTTTGGTAAGGAAATTCAAATCACTTTAGAAAAAGATGGTTCAGTGAGTGTGGAAGACCATGGTCGTGGTATGCCTACGGGTATGCACGTTTCAGGAATACCGACCATTCAAGTAATCTTTACCATTCTTCATGCCGGTGGTAAATTCACTAGTCAAGGTGGTTATAAGACAGCCGGTGGTTTGCATGGAGTTGGGGCTTCGGTTGTGAATGCTTTAAGTGAATGGTTAACGGTGGATTCTTTCCATGATGGTGAACATGTTCGGATGACTTTTAATAGAGGAAAAGTCGCTTCTGAATTGGAGAAGATAGGCAAGACCAATAAGACGGGAACGATTGTTCGTTTTAAACCAGATCCAACTATTTTTCATGTAATAAATTTCCATTTTGAACAAGTGGCGGAAAGAGCACGTGAAGAAGCTTTCTTATTATCCGGTATTTCAATGGTTGTAGAAGATAAACGAGAAGGTAAAGAGGCACGGGAAGTTTTTTCTTATGAAGATGGCTTGGTTGCTTTCTTAGAATATTTACATGAAGATCGTCGGGTAATGATGGAACCGGTGAAGTTTGAAGGAAAATATCAAGGAATCGATGTATCCTGTATCTTTCAATACACCGATGATTACCAAGAAAATACGTATAGCTACGCTAACCTAGTGCACACAAGGGACGGGGGAAGCCATGAGATTGGCTTTAAAGGGGCTTTCACAAAAGCCATGAATGAATATGCCCGTAAATATGGTTTGCTTAAAACAAAGGATAAAAATTTAGATGGTTTGGATGTTCGAGAAGGATTAACGACGGTTATTTCGGTTCGTGTTCCAGAAGATTATTTGGAATTTCAAGACCAAGTAAAAAGTAAATTAACCACTCCATTAGTTAAGACAGCGGTTGAAAGTGTGGTTTCTGAGAAACTTAGTTTCTGGCTTGAAGAGCATCGCAGTGCGGCCGATGATTTGGTTAAGAAGATAATTCGTGCTCAACAAGCGCGTGAAGCGGCTCGTAAAGCGAAAGAAAATGTTCGCAAAGGAAAGAGCTTAGGAAAAGGAGAAAAGGTTTTATCGGGAAAATTAGCCCCGGCCCAAACCAAAGATTCTAAAATCAAAGAACTCTTTTTGGTCGAAGGAGATTCAGCCGGTGGTTCAGCAAAACAAGGTCGTGATTCTCATTACCAAGCTATTTTGCCTTTGCGTGGTAAGGTTTTGAATACCGAACATGTATCATTAGCTGAAATTGAAAAGAATGAAGAGCTAAATACATTGATTTATACCCTTGGTGCCGGTGTTGGTAAAGAATTCACAGTGGAAGATGCGAATTATGGCAAAGTTATCATTATGACCGATGCGGATGATGATGGATCTCATATTCAAATTCTTTTATTGACCTTCTTCTTCCGTTATATGCGACCTCTTGTGGAAAAGGGTATGGTATACATTGCCTTACCACCTTTGTACAAGGTTAGTAAAGGAAAAGAAATTCAATACTGTTATAGTGATGAAGAATTAGAAGAATTAAAGTCCAAACTTGGTAAGGTGGAAATCCAACGCTATAAAGGTTTAGGGGAAATGAATGCGACGCAACTTTGGGATACAACCATGGATCCGGCCCATCGTACATTGATTCAAGTCAATATTGATGATTTATTGATGGCAGAAAAGAGAGTATCAATGTTGATGGGAAATAAGCCGGAATCACGTCGTCATTGGATTGAAGAGAATATTCAATTCACATTAGAAGATAACTTTAAGGGAGAGATGTAA
- the parC gene encoding DNA topoisomerase IV subunit A has protein sequence MARKKEWMDHTRYLNQRLEDIMGAGFGRYAKYIIQERALPDARDGLKPVQRRILYAMYNDGNTYDKPYRKSAKTVGLVIGNYHPHGDTSVYDAMVRMSQDWKVRMPFIDMHGNNGSIDDDPAAAMRYTEARLAKVSQVMEEDLDKNTVEMSPNFDDTDVEPTVLPVAFPVMLVNGATGIAAGYATNMPSHNINEVVDATIYRIQNPDCELKDVMDIIPGPDFPTGGIVQGEEGIRAAFTSGKGRIVVRAKTEIIQEKNFQQIIITEIPYEVVKANLVKKMDEIRVSKEVDGLMDVRDESDRNGLRIVVDVRKDADANLILQYFFKNTDLQVYYNYNNVAIIKETPVQVGLLKLLDAFIVFRKEVVLRRARFELNKMEARVHIIEGLIKAVSILDEVIAMIRASKDKADSKRNLIANFGFDEIQAEAIVSLRLYRLSNTDIVSLRNEFAQLVNQIEETKSILENEAVLNHLMIQELRKVKEEYGDARRTKIEAEIDEINISKEAMIASEQVMLTVSKDGYLKRVSLRSFNAVRDQETGLKTGDQLIGQKEVNTLDTVLLLTSLGNYAMLPIWQIDDEKWKDIGSHLNKFVRVNSEEKIVSAIVVKSFDSYAWITLVTKGNKIKKTRLCDWKVERTSRLFKAINLEANDEVCAAFMTYQNQEVVVLTKDGYALRMPQDQIPEVKTSKGVQAMKVAEEDEVVYATSVHVGENLLFMTNALQAKRIHLEELRLSGRAKNMGERICKKNKSNPSCLLYVLAVKASQDLEFGGPLKQVLSTTDIPFKEKEVGFSALSLDKDYYLKLGIQEALIEDEPEVQKDQVSFQQLGLFEVEE, from the coding sequence ATGGCCAGGAAAAAAGAATGGATGGATCACACCCGTTATTTAAACCAACGCTTAGAAGATATTATGGGCGCTGGTTTTGGTCGTTATGCGAAATACATCATCCAAGAAAGAGCGTTACCAGATGCACGGGATGGTTTAAAACCAGTGCAGAGGAGAATTTTATACGCTATGTATAACGATGGAAATACCTATGATAAGCCTTATCGTAAGTCGGCTAAGACAGTTGGTTTAGTTATTGGTAATTATCATCCCCATGGAGACACTTCCGTCTATGATGCGATGGTTCGTATGTCACAAGATTGGAAAGTACGAATGCCTTTTATTGATATGCACGGGAATAATGGTTCTATTGATGATGATCCGGCCGCAGCGATGCGTTATACCGAGGCTCGTTTAGCGAAAGTAAGCCAAGTCATGGAAGAAGATTTGGATAAAAATACGGTTGAAATGAGTCCGAACTTTGATGATACCGATGTTGAACCAACGGTTTTACCAGTCGCTTTTCCAGTGATGCTCGTGAATGGGGCAACGGGAATTGCGGCAGGCTATGCAACGAATATGCCTTCACATAACATTAATGAAGTGGTGGATGCGACGATTTATCGTATCCAAAATCCTGATTGTGAACTAAAGGATGTCATGGATATTATTCCCGGACCAGATTTTCCAACTGGTGGAATTGTCCAAGGAGAAGAAGGAATTCGCGCAGCTTTTACAAGCGGTAAAGGGCGTATTGTTGTACGGGCTAAAACAGAAATCATCCAAGAAAAGAATTTTCAACAAATCATCATCACTGAAATACCTTATGAAGTTGTTAAGGCTAATTTAGTGAAAAAGATGGATGAAATTCGCGTATCAAAAGAAGTCGATGGCTTAATGGATGTGCGGGATGAATCGGATCGAAATGGTTTGCGTATTGTGGTGGATGTTCGTAAGGATGCCGATGCAAATTTAATCTTGCAATATTTCTTTAAAAATACGGATTTGCAAGTCTACTATAACTACAATAATGTAGCGATTATTAAAGAAACTCCAGTTCAAGTGGGGTTATTGAAGCTTTTAGATGCATTTATTGTATTCCGTAAAGAAGTGGTTTTACGAAGAGCACGCTTTGAGTTAAATAAAATGGAAGCTAGAGTGCATATCATTGAGGGCTTAATCAAAGCTGTTTCTATCTTGGATGAGGTGATTGCGATGATTCGTGCTTCCAAAGATAAAGCCGATTCTAAGCGTAACTTAATAGCAAACTTCGGTTTTGATGAAATACAAGCCGAAGCAATTGTGTCTTTGCGTTTATATCGTTTAAGCAATACTGACATTGTGTCTTTGAGAAATGAATTTGCGCAATTGGTGAACCAAATCGAAGAAACAAAATCTATTTTGGAAAATGAAGCCGTGTTGAACCATTTGATGATTCAAGAATTACGCAAAGTGAAAGAAGAGTATGGGGATGCACGTCGTACGAAGATAGAAGCTGAAATTGATGAAATTAATATTAGTAAAGAAGCGATGATTGCAAGTGAACAAGTGATGTTGACAGTGTCGAAAGATGGCTATTTAAAACGTGTGTCTTTGCGTTCCTTCAATGCGGTTCGTGATCAAGAAACCGGCTTAAAAACAGGCGATCAATTGATTGGTCAAAAAGAAGTGAATACGTTAGATACAGTCTTATTATTGACATCACTTGGTAACTATGCGATGTTACCAATCTGGCAAATTGATGATGAAAAATGGAAGGATATTGGTAGTCATTTAAATAAATTTGTGCGGGTTAATTCGGAAGAAAAGATTGTATCTGCGATTGTTGTGAAAAGCTTTGATTCTTATGCTTGGATTACTTTAGTTACCAAAGGCAATAAGATCAAAAAGACCAGATTATGCGATTGGAAAGTGGAAAGAACTTCACGTTTATTTAAAGCTATTAATTTAGAAGCGAATGATGAAGTTTGTGCGGCTTTTATGACCTATCAAAATCAAGAAGTGGTTGTGTTGACGAAGGATGGGTATGCTTTGCGTATGCCACAAGACCAAATTCCCGAAGTAAAAACTTCTAAGGGTGTGCAAGCTATGAAAGTGGCTGAAGAGGATGAAGTGGTTTATGCGACAAGCGTCCATGTTGGTGAAAATCTATTATTCATGACCAATGCCTTACAAGCGAAACGCATTCATTTAGAAGAATTACGCTTAAGTGGAAGAGCGAAGAATATGGGAGAAAGGATTTGTAAAAAGAACAAGTCCAATCCATCTTGCTTGTTATATGTCTTAGCGGTGAAAGCGAGTCAGGACTTAGAATTTGGTGGACCATTGAAACAAGTATTATCGACTACCGATATTCCATTTAAAGAAAAAGAAGTGGGTTTTAGTGCTTTATCACTAGATAAAGATTATTATT
- a CDS encoding NusG domain II-containing protein, which produces MKKKEIYIIAILALFALGLLGFMKFREHSVIKKNETTTAPQPKENKSKQDMGLTKPTTKAKGKWVGIVHRRKVIQWFDSGIDGSYVVKGDYGKFGVEVKNGKWHAHEVDCPNHLCEKMGWDDGGSLYPISCIPNGIYVGTSEWIESYVNS; this is translated from the coding sequence ATGAAAAAGAAAGAGATTTATATCATTGCCATACTGGCTTTATTCGCTCTTGGTTTACTTGGATTTATGAAATTTAGAGAGCATTCAGTGATTAAAAAAAATGAAACAACAACTGCACCCCAACCAAAAGAAAATAAATCAAAACAAGATATGGGCTTAACGAAGCCAACAACGAAAGCCAAAGGAAAATGGGTTGGTATTGTTCATCGCCGTAAGGTCATCCAATGGTTTGATTCAGGGATTGATGGAAGCTATGTTGTTAAAGGGGATTATGGTAAGTTTGGTGTGGAAGTGAAAAATGGAAAATGGCATGCGCATGAAGTGGATTGTCCAAATCATCTTTGTGAAAAGATGGGTTGGGATGATGGTGGCTCATTGTATCCAATTTCTTGTATTCCGAATGGTATTTATGTTGGAACAAGTGAATGGATAGAAAGTTATGTGAATTCATGA
- the plsY gene encoding glycerol-3-phosphate 1-O-acyltransferase PlsY, with protein MFNNMIVCIVAYLLGSIPWALVIGKVFYHTDIRNQGSGNLGGTNAGRVLGKKAGVTVIVLDALKAVPAMLLSYYFAPEVLILSGLACCLGHCFPIFAQFKGGKAVATGFGFLLGICLFHKGEYLGLFATPLAIFLITLYLSKMVSLSSLVALFSAGVMSILLKEPISIQLPLFVLWLFVAYRHKENIKRIRNRTESKISWL; from the coding sequence ATGTTCAATAATATGATTGTTTGTATAGTAGCGTATTTATTAGGCTCTATTCCCTGGGCCTTAGTCATCGGAAAAGTGTTCTATCACACCGATATTCGTAACCAAGGTTCGGGTAATCTGGGGGGCACTAATGCCGGGCGTGTTTTAGGAAAAAAAGCTGGTGTTACCGTTATTGTTTTAGATGCCTTAAAGGCTGTTCCGGCTATGTTACTGAGTTATTATTTCGCCCCTGAAGTTCTTATTCTCTCTGGTCTTGCTTGTTGTTTAGGACATTGTTTCCCAATCTTTGCCCAGTTTAAAGGGGGTAAGGCGGTAGCGACCGGCTTTGGTTTCTTACTTGGCATTTGTTTGTTTCATAAGGGTGAATATTTAGGCTTATTCGCTACACCATTGGCTATCTTTTTAATCACTCTCTATCTATCCAAGATGGTTTCTCTTTCTTCTTTAGTAGCTTTATTCTCGGCTGGTGTCATGAGCATTCTCTTAAAAGAACCTATTTCCATTCAACTTCCCTTATTTGTGCTTTGGTTATTCGTTGCTTATCGTCATAAGGAAAATATTAAGCGTATTAGAAATAGAACCGAATCGAAAATTAGTTGGTTATAA
- a CDS encoding Gx transporter family protein, translating into MDRKLCEFMNRPNQTRHFTVLALLVAMAITVNLLETAMIPPIAGVFRIGLANIIALVAMKILGIKEMLIVNTMRVFIGTLMSGTFLGSNFWISFGGVLSSSIILIVCDYMQSSLLFTSVLSAIAHSVGQVMIVMFFYDQRLILVILPYFLLLSIPTGLLTGYISKLAIQRVKPMRA; encoded by the coding sequence ATGGATAGAAAGTTATGTGAATTCATGAATCGTCCTAATCAAACAAGGCATTTTACAGTGTTAGCTTTATTGGTTGCTATGGCTATTACCGTAAATTTGTTGGAAACAGCGATGATTCCACCAATTGCAGGGGTATTTCGTATTGGTTTAGCGAATATTATTGCTTTAGTAGCGATGAAGATACTGGGTATTAAAGAAATGCTAATTGTGAATACGATGCGTGTTTTCATAGGAACTTTAATGAGTGGTACTTTCTTAGGTTCTAATTTCTGGATTAGTTTTGGGGGTGTTCTTTCCTCAAGTATCATCTTGATTGTGTGTGATTATATGCAATCCAGCTTGTTATTTACTTCTGTTTTAAGTGCAATAGCGCATTCTGTCGGGCAAGTGATGATCGTTATGTTTTTTTATGATCAACGGCTGATTCTAGTTATTTTGCCTTATTTCTTATTATTATCTATTCCTACTGGATTATTGACTGGTTATATCTCTAAGTTAGCTATCCAAAGAGTGAAACCAATGCGTGCTTAG